One genomic segment of Oenanthe melanoleuca isolate GR-GAL-2019-014 chromosome 5, OMel1.0, whole genome shotgun sequence includes these proteins:
- the LRRC10B gene encoding leucine-rich repeat-containing protein 10B, which yields MGSGGSAGRGARLAAAEGPDGVEQRLEVRGRQVPAELWAQQGLRKLYLSDAGLREVPDELAELQHLRTLALDGNELMEVPEAVCDLPHLAHLYLGRNGLQGLPPAFAQLQSLRCLWIEGNFLAHFPRALLQLTELRSLQLGDNRLCRLPAALPRMAGLRGLWLYGNRFQEFPPVLLRMEHIRVLDLDRNRISSFPDLTGLASLRLLSYDHNPVRQPPCVGDEVQLVGDGAQEYMEARQERLQSLQCREEEEEGAEATPVSPEDGPEDGEGEFAALTGSPEET from the coding sequence ATGGGCAGCGGAGGCTCCGCGGGACGCGGGGCCCGGCTGGCGGCCGCCGAGGGCCCCGACGGCGTCGAGCAGCGGCTGGAGGTGCGGGGCCGGCAGGTCCCGGCAGAGCTGTGGGCTCAGCAGGGGCTGCGGAAGCTCTACCTGAGCGacgcggggctgcgggaggtCCCGGACGAGCTGGcggagctgcagcacctgcgGACCCTCGCCCTGGACGGCAACGAGCTGATGGAGGTGCCCGAGGCCGTGTGCGACCTGCCGCACCTGGCGCACCTGTACCTGGGCCGCAacgggctgcaggggctgccgCCCGCCTTcgcccagctccagagcctgcGCTGCCTCTGGATCGAGGGAAACTTCTTGGCGCACTTCCCCCGcgccctgctgcagctgacgGAGCTGCGCAGCCTCCAGCTGGGGGACAACCGGCTGTGCCGGCTGcccgcggcgctgccccgcATGGCCGGCCTCCGGGGGCTCTGGCTCTACGGGAACCGCTTCCAGGAGTTCCCGCCCGTGCTGCTGCGCATGGAGCACATCCGCGTCCTCGACCTGGATCGCAACCGCATCTCCAGCTTCCCGGACCTCACCGGCCTCGCTTCCCTGCGCCTCCTGTCCTACGACCACAATCCCGTCCGCCAGCCGCCCTGTGTCGGGGATGAAGTGCAGCTGGTGGGGGACGGGGCGCAGGAATACATGGAAGCGCGGCAGGAGCGGCTACAGAGCCTGCAGTgccgggaggaggaggaggaaggcgcCGAGGCCACCCCGGTATCCCCTGAGGATGGGCcggaggatggggagggggaatTTGCAGCCCTGACGGGATCTCCTGAGGAAACGTGA
- the SYT7 gene encoding synaptotagmin-7 isoform X2 has translation MYLHPEAASAGTPSRDVLLVSAIITVSLSVTIVLCGICQWCQRKMGKRYKTSLETVGTPDSSRGRSEKKTINDLDRDFWNNNDNTVQQKWSSYPPKEFILNISPYAPYGDPRLSLKLPAGGKAGNAAPAPGQPPHDESDRKTEPHSSVSDLVNSLTSEMLMLSPGSEDDEGHEGISRENLGRIQFSVGYNFQESTLTVKIMKAQELPAKDFSGTSDPFVKIYLLPDKKHKLETKVKRKNLNPHWNETFLFEGFPYEKVVQRVLYLQVLDYDRFSRNDPIGEVSIPLNKVDLTQMQTFWKDLKPCSDGSGSRGELLLSLCYNPSANSIVVNIIKARNLKAMDIGGTSDPYVKVWLMYKDKRVEKKKTVVMKRCLNPVFNESFAFDIPTERLRETTIVITVMDKDRLSRNDVIGKIYLSWKSGPGEVKHWKDMIARPRQAVAQWHQLKA, from the exons ATGTACCTGCACCCGGAGGCTGCCAGCGCAG ggaccccctcTCGCGACGTCCTCCTGGTCTCAGCCATCATCACCGTCAGCCTTAGCGTCACCATCGTCCTCTGCGGGATCTGCCAGTGGTGCCAGCGGAAAATG GGAAAGCGTTACAAGACTTCCCTGGAGACTGTGGGAACTCCGGATTCCAGCCGAGGCCgcagtgaaaagaaaaccatCAA CGATCTAGACAGAGACTTTTGGAATAACAATGACAACacagtgcagcagaaatggaGCTCCTACCCTCCCAAGGAGTTTATCCTAAACATTTCTCCTTACGCTCCCTACGGTGATCCGCGCCTTTCCCTCAA GTTGCCGGCCGGTGGGAAGGCTGGGAACGCGGCGCCGGCACCGGGGCAGCCGCCGCACGATGAGTCCGACCGCAAGACGGAGCCGCACTCCTCCGTCTCCGACCTGGTCAACTCCCTGACCAGCGAGATGCTCATG ctctccccgGGCTCCGAGGATGACGAGGGCCACGAAGGCATCAGCCGGGAGAACCTGGGCCGCATCCAGTTCAGCGTTGGCTACAACTTCCAGGAGTCCACCCTGACCGTGAAGATCATGAAGGCGCAGGAGCTGCCGGCCAAGGACTTCAGTGGCACCAGCGACCCCTTCGTCAAGATCTACCTGCTCCCCGACAAGAAGCACAAGCTGGAGACCAAGGTCAAGAGGAAGAACCTCAACCCGCACTGGAATGAGACCTTCCTCTTTGAAG GGTTCCCCTACGAGAAGGTGGTGCAGCGGGTGCTGTACCTCCAGGTCCTGGACTACGACCGCTTCAGCCGCAACGATCCCATTGGAGAGGTGTCCATCCCGCTCAACAAGGTGGACCTGACCCAGATGCAGACCTTCTGGAAGGACCTGAAGCCCTGCAGTGATGGCAGT GGAAGCCgcggggagctgctgctgtcgCTGTGCTACAATCCCTCGGCCAATTCCATCGTGGTGAACATCATCAAGGCGCGGAACCTCAAAGCCATGGACATCGGGGGCACCTCAG ACCCCTACGTGAAGGTGTGGCTGATGTACAAGGACAAGCGGGTGGAGAAGAAGAAGACGGTGGTGATGAAGCGGTGCCTGAACCCTGTCTTCAACGAGTCCTTCGCCTTCGACATCCCCACGGAGCGGCTGCGCGAGACCACCATCGTCATCACCGTCATGGACAAGGACAGGCTGAGCCGCAATGACGTCATCGGCAAG ATTTACCTGTCCTGGAAGAGCGGTCCCGGCGAGGTGAAGCACTGGAAGGACATGATCGCCCGCCCGCGGCAGGCGGTGGCACAGTGGCACCAGCTGAAGGCCTGA
- the SYT7 gene encoding synaptotagmin-7 isoform X3 has translation MYLHPEAASAGTPSRDVLLVSAIITVSLSVTIVLCGICQWCQRKMGKRYKTSLETVGTPDSSRGRSEKKTIKEGRMVVLSLVLGLSEQDDFANIPDLQPAGTQPNQANAQGDKRLPAGGKAGNAAPAPGQPPHDESDRKTEPHSSVSDLVNSLTSEMLMLSPGSEDDEGHEGISRENLGRIQFSVGYNFQESTLTVKIMKAQELPAKDFSGTSDPFVKIYLLPDKKHKLETKVKRKNLNPHWNETFLFEGFPYEKVVQRVLYLQVLDYDRFSRNDPIGEVSIPLNKVDLTQMQTFWKDLKPCSDGSGSRGELLLSLCYNPSANSIVVNIIKARNLKAMDIGGTSDPYVKVWLMYKDKRVEKKKTVVMKRCLNPVFNESFAFDIPTERLRETTIVITVMDKDRLSRNDVIGKIYLSWKSGPGEVKHWKDMIARPRQAVAQWHQLKA, from the exons ATGTACCTGCACCCGGAGGCTGCCAGCGCAG ggaccccctcTCGCGACGTCCTCCTGGTCTCAGCCATCATCACCGTCAGCCTTAGCGTCACCATCGTCCTCTGCGGGATCTGCCAGTGGTGCCAGCGGAAAATG GGAAAGCGTTACAAGACTTCCCTGGAGACTGTGGGAACTCCGGATTCCAGCCGAGGCCgcagtgaaaagaaaaccatCAA GGAAGGCCGGATGGTGGTGTTATCCCTGGTTTTGGGACTCTCAGAGCAAGATGACTTTGCCAATATTCCCGACCTGCAACCCGCTGGGACGCAGCCGAACCAGGCGAACGCTCAGGGGGACAAGAG GTTGCCGGCCGGTGGGAAGGCTGGGAACGCGGCGCCGGCACCGGGGCAGCCGCCGCACGATGAGTCCGACCGCAAGACGGAGCCGCACTCCTCCGTCTCCGACCTGGTCAACTCCCTGACCAGCGAGATGCTCATG ctctccccgGGCTCCGAGGATGACGAGGGCCACGAAGGCATCAGCCGGGAGAACCTGGGCCGCATCCAGTTCAGCGTTGGCTACAACTTCCAGGAGTCCACCCTGACCGTGAAGATCATGAAGGCGCAGGAGCTGCCGGCCAAGGACTTCAGTGGCACCAGCGACCCCTTCGTCAAGATCTACCTGCTCCCCGACAAGAAGCACAAGCTGGAGACCAAGGTCAAGAGGAAGAACCTCAACCCGCACTGGAATGAGACCTTCCTCTTTGAAG GGTTCCCCTACGAGAAGGTGGTGCAGCGGGTGCTGTACCTCCAGGTCCTGGACTACGACCGCTTCAGCCGCAACGATCCCATTGGAGAGGTGTCCATCCCGCTCAACAAGGTGGACCTGACCCAGATGCAGACCTTCTGGAAGGACCTGAAGCCCTGCAGTGATGGCAGT GGAAGCCgcggggagctgctgctgtcgCTGTGCTACAATCCCTCGGCCAATTCCATCGTGGTGAACATCATCAAGGCGCGGAACCTCAAAGCCATGGACATCGGGGGCACCTCAG ACCCCTACGTGAAGGTGTGGCTGATGTACAAGGACAAGCGGGTGGAGAAGAAGAAGACGGTGGTGATGAAGCGGTGCCTGAACCCTGTCTTCAACGAGTCCTTCGCCTTCGACATCCCCACGGAGCGGCTGCGCGAGACCACCATCGTCATCACCGTCATGGACAAGGACAGGCTGAGCCGCAATGACGTCATCGGCAAG ATTTACCTGTCCTGGAAGAGCGGTCCCGGCGAGGTGAAGCACTGGAAGGACATGATCGCCCGCCCGCGGCAGGCGGTGGCACAGTGGCACCAGCTGAAGGCCTGA
- the SYT7 gene encoding synaptotagmin-7 isoform X4, whose protein sequence is MYLHPEAASAGTPSRDVLLVSAIITVSLSVTIVLCGICQWCQRKMGKRYKTSLETVGTPDSSRGRSEKKTIKLPAGGKAGNAAPAPGQPPHDESDRKTEPHSSVSDLVNSLTSEMLMLSPGSEDDEGHEGISRENLGRIQFSVGYNFQESTLTVKIMKAQELPAKDFSGTSDPFVKIYLLPDKKHKLETKVKRKNLNPHWNETFLFEGFPYEKVVQRVLYLQVLDYDRFSRNDPIGEVSIPLNKVDLTQMQTFWKDLKPCSDGSGSRGELLLSLCYNPSANSIVVNIIKARNLKAMDIGGTSDPYVKVWLMYKDKRVEKKKTVVMKRCLNPVFNESFAFDIPTERLRETTIVITVMDKDRLSRNDVIGKIYLSWKSGPGEVKHWKDMIARPRQAVAQWHQLKA, encoded by the exons ATGTACCTGCACCCGGAGGCTGCCAGCGCAG ggaccccctcTCGCGACGTCCTCCTGGTCTCAGCCATCATCACCGTCAGCCTTAGCGTCACCATCGTCCTCTGCGGGATCTGCCAGTGGTGCCAGCGGAAAATG GGAAAGCGTTACAAGACTTCCCTGGAGACTGTGGGAACTCCGGATTCCAGCCGAGGCCgcagtgaaaagaaaaccatCAA GTTGCCGGCCGGTGGGAAGGCTGGGAACGCGGCGCCGGCACCGGGGCAGCCGCCGCACGATGAGTCCGACCGCAAGACGGAGCCGCACTCCTCCGTCTCCGACCTGGTCAACTCCCTGACCAGCGAGATGCTCATG ctctccccgGGCTCCGAGGATGACGAGGGCCACGAAGGCATCAGCCGGGAGAACCTGGGCCGCATCCAGTTCAGCGTTGGCTACAACTTCCAGGAGTCCACCCTGACCGTGAAGATCATGAAGGCGCAGGAGCTGCCGGCCAAGGACTTCAGTGGCACCAGCGACCCCTTCGTCAAGATCTACCTGCTCCCCGACAAGAAGCACAAGCTGGAGACCAAGGTCAAGAGGAAGAACCTCAACCCGCACTGGAATGAGACCTTCCTCTTTGAAG GGTTCCCCTACGAGAAGGTGGTGCAGCGGGTGCTGTACCTCCAGGTCCTGGACTACGACCGCTTCAGCCGCAACGATCCCATTGGAGAGGTGTCCATCCCGCTCAACAAGGTGGACCTGACCCAGATGCAGACCTTCTGGAAGGACCTGAAGCCCTGCAGTGATGGCAGT GGAAGCCgcggggagctgctgctgtcgCTGTGCTACAATCCCTCGGCCAATTCCATCGTGGTGAACATCATCAAGGCGCGGAACCTCAAAGCCATGGACATCGGGGGCACCTCAG ACCCCTACGTGAAGGTGTGGCTGATGTACAAGGACAAGCGGGTGGAGAAGAAGAAGACGGTGGTGATGAAGCGGTGCCTGAACCCTGTCTTCAACGAGTCCTTCGCCTTCGACATCCCCACGGAGCGGCTGCGCGAGACCACCATCGTCATCACCGTCATGGACAAGGACAGGCTGAGCCGCAATGACGTCATCGGCAAG ATTTACCTGTCCTGGAAGAGCGGTCCCGGCGAGGTGAAGCACTGGAAGGACATGATCGCCCGCCCGCGGCAGGCGGTGGCACAGTGGCACCAGCTGAAGGCCTGA
- the SYT7 gene encoding synaptotagmin-7 isoform X1, protein MYLHPEAASAGTPSRDVLLVSAIITVSLSVTIVLCGICQWCQRKMGKRYKTSLETVGTPDSSRGRSEKKTINDLDRDFWNNNDNTVQQKWSSYPPKEFILNISPYAPYGDPRLSLNGSLLSGAKLTASAAAGLSGDRDGRPGDKQRLGEDGMRSSVSAHSEPGAGKAARGRWHTVQSHLAAGKLSLSKLPAGGKAGNAAPAPGQPPHDESDRKTEPHSSVSDLVNSLTSEMLMLSPGSEDDEGHEGISRENLGRIQFSVGYNFQESTLTVKIMKAQELPAKDFSGTSDPFVKIYLLPDKKHKLETKVKRKNLNPHWNETFLFEGFPYEKVVQRVLYLQVLDYDRFSRNDPIGEVSIPLNKVDLTQMQTFWKDLKPCSDGSGSRGELLLSLCYNPSANSIVVNIIKARNLKAMDIGGTSDPYVKVWLMYKDKRVEKKKTVVMKRCLNPVFNESFAFDIPTERLRETTIVITVMDKDRLSRNDVIGKIYLSWKSGPGEVKHWKDMIARPRQAVAQWHQLKA, encoded by the exons ATGTACCTGCACCCGGAGGCTGCCAGCGCAG ggaccccctcTCGCGACGTCCTCCTGGTCTCAGCCATCATCACCGTCAGCCTTAGCGTCACCATCGTCCTCTGCGGGATCTGCCAGTGGTGCCAGCGGAAAATG GGAAAGCGTTACAAGACTTCCCTGGAGACTGTGGGAACTCCGGATTCCAGCCGAGGCCgcagtgaaaagaaaaccatCAA CGATCTAGACAGAGACTTTTGGAATAACAATGACAACacagtgcagcagaaatggaGCTCCTACCCTCCCAAGGAGTTTATCCTAAACATTTCTCCTTACGCTCCCTACGGTGATCCGCGCCTTTCCCTCAA TGGCTCTCTGTTATCAGGGGCCAAGCTGACGGCGTCGGCCGCCGCCGGGCTGTCCGGGGACCGCGACGGCCGGCCCGGGGACAAGCAGCGGCTCGGCGAGGATGGAATGAGGAGCAGCGTGTCCGCCCACAGCGAGCCCGGAGCGGGAAAGGCGGCACGGGGCCGCTGGCACACGGTGCAGAGCCACTTGGCCGCAGGGAAGCTCAGCCTGTCCAA GTTGCCGGCCGGTGGGAAGGCTGGGAACGCGGCGCCGGCACCGGGGCAGCCGCCGCACGATGAGTCCGACCGCAAGACGGAGCCGCACTCCTCCGTCTCCGACCTGGTCAACTCCCTGACCAGCGAGATGCTCATG ctctccccgGGCTCCGAGGATGACGAGGGCCACGAAGGCATCAGCCGGGAGAACCTGGGCCGCATCCAGTTCAGCGTTGGCTACAACTTCCAGGAGTCCACCCTGACCGTGAAGATCATGAAGGCGCAGGAGCTGCCGGCCAAGGACTTCAGTGGCACCAGCGACCCCTTCGTCAAGATCTACCTGCTCCCCGACAAGAAGCACAAGCTGGAGACCAAGGTCAAGAGGAAGAACCTCAACCCGCACTGGAATGAGACCTTCCTCTTTGAAG GGTTCCCCTACGAGAAGGTGGTGCAGCGGGTGCTGTACCTCCAGGTCCTGGACTACGACCGCTTCAGCCGCAACGATCCCATTGGAGAGGTGTCCATCCCGCTCAACAAGGTGGACCTGACCCAGATGCAGACCTTCTGGAAGGACCTGAAGCCCTGCAGTGATGGCAGT GGAAGCCgcggggagctgctgctgtcgCTGTGCTACAATCCCTCGGCCAATTCCATCGTGGTGAACATCATCAAGGCGCGGAACCTCAAAGCCATGGACATCGGGGGCACCTCAG ACCCCTACGTGAAGGTGTGGCTGATGTACAAGGACAAGCGGGTGGAGAAGAAGAAGACGGTGGTGATGAAGCGGTGCCTGAACCCTGTCTTCAACGAGTCCTTCGCCTTCGACATCCCCACGGAGCGGCTGCGCGAGACCACCATCGTCATCACCGTCATGGACAAGGACAGGCTGAGCCGCAATGACGTCATCGGCAAG ATTTACCTGTCCTGGAAGAGCGGTCCCGGCGAGGTGAAGCACTGGAAGGACATGATCGCCCGCCCGCGGCAGGCGGTGGCACAGTGGCACCAGCTGAAGGCCTGA
- the SYT7 gene encoding synaptotagmin-7 isoform X5 has product MYLHPEAASAGTPSRDVLLVSAIITVSLSVTIVLCGICQWCQRKMGKRYKTSLETVGTPDSSRGRSEKKTINDLDRDFWNNNDNTVQQKWSSYPPKEFILNISPYAPYGDPRLSLNGSLLSGAKLTASAAAGLSGDRDGRPGDKQRLGEDGMRSSVSAHSEPGAGKAARGRWHTVQSHLAAGKLSLSNFEDSTLSTATTLEYIPTSAGDPKFQRPRTLVRQQSLQQPLSQHQRANHSQPTTSQSLGHLQAHSGSPAAAANPRGSRGGPARQGTAAGSKQRMAGGRSRSNPGSWDHVVGQIRNRGLDMKSFLEGRMVVLSLVLGLSEQDDFANIPDLQPAGTQPNQANAQGDKRLPAGGKAGNAAPAPGQPPHDESDRKTEPHSSVSDLVNSLTSEMLMLSPGSEDDEGHEGISRENLGRIQFSVGYNFQESTLTVKIMKAQELPAKDFSGTSDPFVKIYLLPDKKHKLETKVKRKNLNPHWNETFLFEGFPYEKVVQRVLYLQVLDYDRFSRNDPIGEVSIPLNKVDLTQMQTFWKDLKPCSDGSGSRGELLLSLCYNPSANSIVVNIIKARNLKAMDIGGTSDPYVKVWLMYKDKRVEKKKTVVMKRCLNPVFNESFAFDIPTERLRETTIVITVMDKDRLSRNDVIGKIYLSWKSGPGEVKHWKDMIARPRQAVAQWHQLKA; this is encoded by the exons ATGTACCTGCACCCGGAGGCTGCCAGCGCAG ggaccccctcTCGCGACGTCCTCCTGGTCTCAGCCATCATCACCGTCAGCCTTAGCGTCACCATCGTCCTCTGCGGGATCTGCCAGTGGTGCCAGCGGAAAATG GGAAAGCGTTACAAGACTTCCCTGGAGACTGTGGGAACTCCGGATTCCAGCCGAGGCCgcagtgaaaagaaaaccatCAA CGATCTAGACAGAGACTTTTGGAATAACAATGACAACacagtgcagcagaaatggaGCTCCTACCCTCCCAAGGAGTTTATCCTAAACATTTCTCCTTACGCTCCCTACGGTGATCCGCGCCTTTCCCTCAA TGGCTCTCTGTTATCAGGGGCCAAGCTGACGGCGTCGGCCGCCGCCGGGCTGTCCGGGGACCGCGACGGCCGGCCCGGGGACAAGCAGCGGCTCGGCGAGGATGGAATGAGGAGCAGCGTGTCCGCCCACAGCGAGCCCGGAGCGGGAAAGGCGGCACGGGGCCGCTGGCACACGGTGCAGAGCCACTTGGCCGCAGGGAAGCTCAGCCTGTCCAA TTTCGAGGACTCCACCCTGTCCACAGCCACTACCCTTGAGTATATCCCCACCTCAGCAGGCGATCCCAAATTCCAGAGGCCCCGCACGCTCGTGCGCCAGCAAagtctgcagcagcccctgagccagCACCAGCGCGCCAACCACAGCCAGCCCACCACCAGCCAGAGCCTGGGCCACCTCCAGGCCCACAGCGgctcccccgccgccgccgccaaCCCCCGGGGCTCCCGCGGCGGCCCGGCGCGCCAGGGCACCGCCGCCGGCTCCAAGCAACGGATGGCCGGGGGCAGGAGCCGCTCCAACCCCGGCAGCTGGGACCACGTGGTGGGGCAAATCCGCAACCGCGGCTTGGACATGAAGTCCTTCCT GGAAGGCCGGATGGTGGTGTTATCCCTGGTTTTGGGACTCTCAGAGCAAGATGACTTTGCCAATATTCCCGACCTGCAACCCGCTGGGACGCAGCCGAACCAGGCGAACGCTCAGGGGGACAAGAG GTTGCCGGCCGGTGGGAAGGCTGGGAACGCGGCGCCGGCACCGGGGCAGCCGCCGCACGATGAGTCCGACCGCAAGACGGAGCCGCACTCCTCCGTCTCCGACCTGGTCAACTCCCTGACCAGCGAGATGCTCATG ctctccccgGGCTCCGAGGATGACGAGGGCCACGAAGGCATCAGCCGGGAGAACCTGGGCCGCATCCAGTTCAGCGTTGGCTACAACTTCCAGGAGTCCACCCTGACCGTGAAGATCATGAAGGCGCAGGAGCTGCCGGCCAAGGACTTCAGTGGCACCAGCGACCCCTTCGTCAAGATCTACCTGCTCCCCGACAAGAAGCACAAGCTGGAGACCAAGGTCAAGAGGAAGAACCTCAACCCGCACTGGAATGAGACCTTCCTCTTTGAAG GGTTCCCCTACGAGAAGGTGGTGCAGCGGGTGCTGTACCTCCAGGTCCTGGACTACGACCGCTTCAGCCGCAACGATCCCATTGGAGAGGTGTCCATCCCGCTCAACAAGGTGGACCTGACCCAGATGCAGACCTTCTGGAAGGACCTGAAGCCCTGCAGTGATGGCAGT GGAAGCCgcggggagctgctgctgtcgCTGTGCTACAATCCCTCGGCCAATTCCATCGTGGTGAACATCATCAAGGCGCGGAACCTCAAAGCCATGGACATCGGGGGCACCTCAG ACCCCTACGTGAAGGTGTGGCTGATGTACAAGGACAAGCGGGTGGAGAAGAAGAAGACGGTGGTGATGAAGCGGTGCCTGAACCCTGTCTTCAACGAGTCCTTCGCCTTCGACATCCCCACGGAGCGGCTGCGCGAGACCACCATCGTCATCACCGTCATGGACAAGGACAGGCTGAGCCGCAATGACGTCATCGGCAAG ATTTACCTGTCCTGGAAGAGCGGTCCCGGCGAGGTGAAGCACTGGAAGGACATGATCGCCCGCCCGCGGCAGGCGGTGGCACAGTGGCACCAGCTGAAGGCCTGA